CCACAGGGCGTGCTCACGTGCCCGATCACCAACTCGATGATGGAGCCGTCGGTCATCGGAAAGCCCTGCATCAGCAGCGACTTGCCGAACGTCGGCCGGCCGACGACGAGGGCGCGGTCGTGGTCCTGCAGCGCGCCGGCCACGATCTCCGACGCGCTGGCCGTCCCCCCGTCCACCAGCACGACCACCGGGTACTGGCGGCCGCCGGGGCTCAGGAACGAGTGGGTGACGCGCTGCGTCTTCGCGATCTCGGGCTTGCGGCCGGCGGAGCTGTAGATGACGGCGCCGGAGGGGAGGAACTCGCTGGCCACGCGGGCCGCCTCGTCCACCATCCCGCCGCCGTTGTCGCGCAGGTCCAGCACCAGGCGCTGCATCCCCTGGCGCTCCAGCTGCCCCAGCGCGGCGTGCATGTCGTCGGCCGCCTTCTGGTTGGCGAAGGTGGTCACGCGCACGTAGCCGGTCGTCGCGTCCAGCATGAACGCGGCGGGCACGGCGGTGCCCTCTTCCACCTTCTCGCGCTTCACCACGCGGTCCAGCTCCACGGTCGACCCGTCCACCCGCTCGCGCTCGAAGCGGAGCCGCGCGGTGCTCCCGCGCGCGCCGGCCAGGGTGACCTCGAGCTCGAACGGGCTCTCGGCCTGCACCGCGCGCCCGTCGATGGAGACCAGCACGTCGCCGGGGAGGATGTCCTGCCGCGCGGCCTCCGATCCCGCGCTGACGCTGGCCACCACCGGCTGGTCGCCCACGAAGCGGAAGTCGATGGGGATGGGGTACATGCGCCCTTCCCGGTAGTCGCGCTGCTTCTCCGGCGACAGCCGCGCGCCCTGGATGACGAACGAGTGCGGGTCGGCGGCGTGCACCATTCCCTGGATGGCCGCCATGAACAGCTCGTGGGTGTCGATGCTGTCGGGGTGGTTCACCCGGATCTGGTTCAGGACCTGGCTGAACATCTGCAGGTCCTCGTAGGTGGTGCGCGGGCGCACCGCGCGGCCGGGCTCGTCCTGGGCGGCGAGCGGCGCCGCGGCGGCCAGCGCGAGCACCGCGGCGGCGGCGAGATGGCGGTGGGTCATGGTTGGCTCCGGGGAAATCGGACGGCGAAGAACAGAAGTCCTAAGTCCTAAGTCCTAAGTGCTGAGTGCTGAGTGCTGAGTGCTGAGTGCTGAGTGCTGAGTGCTGAGTGCTGAGTGCTGAGTGCTGAGTGCTGAGTGGGGGATCTTCGTGGCCGCGGCATCTGCGGGGGCGCTTCGCGCCGGGCTGGCCCTCATCCCCTCCGGCCCCCCTTCTCTCTCGACAGCAGGAGAAGAGGGGAGAACTCAGCGCGCGCACTGGTTTCAACTCGCTCCGGAACTCCCCACTTGGGGCTTAGGACTCAGGACTTAGGACGCAGGAGATCTACGCACGGTTGTTCGGATGGAGCTCGAAAGGTGGGGAAAGACGGGTCGGGATGAAGATGCCGGCGGGAGCGCGGACCTGTCTCCGCGCACGGACGGCCAAGCCAGGGATGCGGCCGGCGCGACGCCAGATGTTTTGTCACCCCGCATGCGACTGGGTGGACGCGCGGGCGCTCACGAAGGTCACATCCTAAACGCCGGGATCGTCCTCGTCCAGAGTTTTGGCGATTGCAATACGCTATTCCGTGCTTCTCCCGACGCCATCGTCAGGAGTTTGCCCGACGCGCCGCGACCCGTCGACGCGGGAGGGCTTTCCCCTTCTCACCCCGCCGT
This genomic window from Longimicrobium sp. contains:
- a CDS encoding S41 family peptidase: MTHRHLAAAAVLALAAAAPLAAQDEPGRAVRPRTTYEDLQMFSQVLNQIRVNHPDSIDTHELFMAAIQGMVHAADPHSFVIQGARLSPEKQRDYREGRMYPIPIDFRFVGDQPVVASVSAGSEAARQDILPGDVLVSIDGRAVQAESPFELEVTLAGARGSTARLRFERERVDGSTVELDRVVKREKVEEGTAVPAAFMLDATTGYVRVTTFANQKAADDMHAALGQLERQGMQRLVLDLRDNGGGMVDEAARVASEFLPSGAVIYSSAGRKPEIAKTQRVTHSFLSPGGRQYPVVVLVDGGTASASEIVAGALQDHDRALVVGRPTFGKSLLMQGFPMTDGSIIELVIGHVSTPCGRVIQRQYRGMARGEYFRLAHAARDTAGRPSCRTDHGRTVYGGGGIYPDVVLEPQDGAPVWLARLGEEEVITRWMNAWLAAHPDGLGTVEALAGNPVLPAGALADFRAFAQRNGHRVPEGAEVDARLQHELVPALAGTKWGAAGYYRLSAVLDPQVRQGVAQFPRATQILAGQ